GCGTAAAAAGGGAAAATGCAAGCATCTCCAACGGAAAAGTCAAAGTGTAGGGagatggttttttgtttggggaATTTGAACGTAAAACCTAACCGAATCAGTCTTCCAGGAAGTGTCACGTGTGGATCGGCTCGATGCACATGTCAATTCCCCACGGTGGCATGGTCCTTGCGAGTGCGCACGATAACCTTGCCGGAGGGAGCGCTCGAGTGATGGGAGCAAGAAAACGAACAAGAAAACAGCGAAAGTGCATCTCAGCAGTAGTACCCGCAAGTAAACACAAGCAATTCCAACacgctctcacacacacacacacacacacacacacagccagagCCAGCCGTCCATTGCCGATCCTCGTGATCAACGCGGCGGTGGAAAACCTATTTATGGCAcagaccaccaccaccatcacaaaCCCTTTTGCAAATATATGCTTATCACACCGTCGGTTTGTGGTCGTCGAACGGTGGCCGGTTGTGCGCGAATCATCTAATCACCGATCGACAGCGTATCATCACAAACCGGGGGTTTGCGAGGATCGACGGCAGCAGCAATAGTCCCACGCCCTCTACTCTATACACGCGCGAGGGCTGCCAAACGGTTGGCGCAGTGGCGCGCCATCACCTCTGGCGCCATCTCAAATCAATATTGCTGTGTGGGGTGGAAAATTCCTCCGCCCGGCaacgaaccaaacaaaacactttGCGTCCGAGATCCGACAGATCTGATGAGAGTGAGTTCTGAGTCTGAGGGATTCGGTTCGGGTACTAATTAATGAATTTGTCAACACGCACGTGGCACACATTGGGGAGGACAAAAAGAGGTCAccagaggaggaggaggagtagCAACAGGACGTCTCTCAGATCGTGCGTGTTTATTATTGCAGGAATGGTGTGATTTTCTAAATATACATCTACACTCTACCGTCTAACAGATATCTGCACATTATATCACATGTTTCTTCTTGCCCGGGTCATTGAATGGGCGACACGCGTGGGACACTTTTTGTCTgaatgcgtgtgtatgtgttttgtttttagcgCGAAAGCGCGGATTTCCGAGCGCCATAAGACCCGATCGCTCAATGACGTGCGTACGGCAGCACGATCAACGGGCAGCAATCGGTgggtaaacaaataaatcaccAGAATTGGAAGCGTCATCCGGCCATGCATCTTGGGCCTATCTTAACCAAACAATTTACCCCAGCCCGAGCTGTTGTGCAGCGCACTGAAGCTTGTTCGGTAGGACGAGGAGAAGGCGCCAGTCGGGAGATGCACTTCCGGAGGGACAATTAATGGGGGCGATGCTTCATTCACTTGTCGTTGTCGTATGAAGCCGTACGCAGAGGCAGCATGCATGCGTGATTCCTATTGGAAATGGATGTCATTCATTCGGAACGCCCTAAACCGGCTGGTGTCGCTCTTATCGTTCTGGAAAGAAGCTGTCAAAGGCTCTGCAAATTGTTGAAACGATGCACATCCCTCCATACCTTGGAGAATCGTACCGGACCTTCAATCGTGCTTCTTCCACGCTGTGACCGTGCCCTACTTTACGCTGCTCCATCGCCATCGCCGTATGAAATTCATTTTGCTCCCATCGGCTCGAACGATTCAGCCGCATCCATTCAACGGAGGTTGGTGGGTGGTTGCTGcagttttaaaaatagatcTTTGCTCCACCTCCGCACTGCACGTCCTTTAGTtgacttttgtgtgtgtgtgttttttgtttgttaaaagATCCGACATTTGCTAAGATTTTGTCCTTTTTGTGTGACTCATCAACTCTGCCGAACGGATGCATCTTTGTAGTGACACAAGTGGCAATGGCGAGGCGTTTTACATACTTCTTACCTTGAACATCCATTATCCAAAATGCTCCCTTGAGGATGTCAatagtctctctctctccaactGCCTAACCTCATAAATAGATTCCTGATCGTAATTGATTCTATAAATAGTCCTCCTACTTTGTTTTCCCATCACAAGCTGTCGGCAAATCGTCCTAATAACATATCGTTTCTCTACTCTCTACTCCGCAGACCTTCAAACCCGTTACCGTTTTTTTCTGCAAGCGTTACTTGGCCACTTTCCCGCTCGTCTGAATGCCAGCGTTTGCCGAAATGCTAGTCTCGCAAAGCCCGCCGGTGTACAACCACTCGCTACAGTCACCGGACTACAAGCCGGGCGGCGGTGGTTCATCACCCGGCTCCGACGGTAACACcaacggcggcggtggtggtggtggctacTACTACCGACCCACGTCACTGCAGCTGACCCAAACACAGACGAACGGGGGGCCACCGCCCTTCCAGCGGCAGCTGACGCCACCCTGCCTCAGTCCGACGGGCAAGCTGCCAACGTCACCCCGTCGCTCCTGTCTGGTGATACGGCCCGGGGACGACGCAACCACGCCGGAAGAGTCGGAACCACCGCACGCCGCCATGAAGCTGCTCACGATCGGCGAGGACGACGCGGGCTCGGCGCCCGGGACCGGTCGGCACAAGAAGAAGGTCGTGTTTGCGGACGATCACGGCGGCCAGCTGACGCAGGTGCGCGTCATGCGCGAACCCTCCTACATGCCGCCGATCTGGAGCTTGCAGTTTTTGGCCCACGTCACCCAGGGCATGATCAGCCCGGTGCCGCAGGAGCAGTGGGTCGTCGACTTTGTCCAGCCGGCGAGCGATTACGTGCGCTTCCGGCAGAAGCTGGACGAGCGGAACGTGTCGCTCGAGAACGTGATCATCAAGGAGACGGAGCAGCTGATCGTCGGTACGGTGAAGGTGAAAAACCTCTCCTACCACAAGGAGGTCATTATCCGGTCGTCCTGCGACAGCTGGAAAACGCACGAGGACACCTTCTGCACGTACAGTGTGGTAAGTGGGAGGGGAAATGAAAATCCCGACAAGCACGTAATTAATCGACCACTCTCTCATACTCGTTCCAGGTTGGCAATGGGGCAGCCTCGGCTTATCTGATATTCGATACCTTCTCCTTCAAGCTAACTCTTCCACCTAAGTCCAGACGGATTGAGTTTTGTGCCGCGTTCAAGTGCGACGGTGTCGAGTACTGGGACAACAATGATGTAAGTGGGGTGCGCCCTTGACATTCCCCCCCTTATCCCCAGTGACTCAATCGTACTGATCGATTGCGTGACCAAACTCTTCTCCTCTTCCAGGGCCGCAACTACTCGCTCACCAACCGTATCGCGCCCCGGGAAAACTCGGGCGCCTTCCTATCGTCCTCCTCTGCCAGCGCCTTCAACAGTGCCGCCCCGAACGGGCGCAACGggctggcggcggcggcggcttcGGACGGCTTCATCTCCCCGTACGTCGACCCTGGCGCGGTGCTCGACACCTGGAGCGACATGAGCGTGGAAACGCAATCGGGGCCATACTGGTAAATGCAAAATGCCAACTCTCGGGCACAACTCGGGCCACCAAACAGCAAAAATAGACAGCAACCAAAAGAAAACCGCTctccgcgcgcacacacaaaccatccaccactcaccaccaccaccaccaccccatcCACCCAGTACCATCCACATCCCGGCTGGGACAAATGCGTCTCCAGCCGCGGGACTAAGGGGGACACAGGTTTGCACACCATGCCATGCGCACGCCATTCAGTAGAGTGTTGTTGTCAGCCGCCTCGGAAGTCCCGCCAGGATAAAGGAAAGCCCGTAaccgactgtgtgtgtgtgtagacgACGACGTTCGCGTAATCCTTTTAGCAGGATCGTCAACAAACTGATCAGaccactgttgctgctgctgctgctgctgctttgcaaGAGAAACATTCCGCCATTCGATGGCAATTTCCAAACATTTGCAAAACACGCAAGCGAGATTATCAAACTAGAAGAGCTAGCTGTAGGCAGCGGTGTGGCGATACGCGTGACTTTCTTGAAAAAAAGGTGGACAAATGGTTCTCTTCCAAAAACGGGCAAACAGAGCAACAGAGCGGGGTGGATGATGGTTGGAGTATGAGTAAACCAATTGGCAGATAAGATAGCAAAACAGTACGCAATCAAACCTCCTGCATTAGTCACAGGGCATTAAGGTCTCTTAAGTTAAGCGGCAGAAATTGGCAAGGCTAGTTGCAAAAATCTAAGTGTATCGCGAAGTATCCACACTCTCCATATCTCTCACCTCTC
This is a stretch of genomic DNA from Anopheles merus strain MAF chromosome 2R, AmerM5.1, whole genome shotgun sequence. It encodes these proteins:
- the LOC121603741 gene encoding uncharacterized protein LOC121603741, whose product is MPAFAEMLVSQSPPVYNHSLQSPDYKPGGGGSSPGSDGNTNGGGGGGGYYYRPTSLQLTQTQTNGGPPPFQRQLTPPCLSPTGKLPTSPRRSCLVIRPGDDATTPEESEPPHAAMKLLTIGEDDAGSAPGTGRHKKKVVFADDHGGQLTQVRVMREPSYMPPIWSLQFLAHVTQGMISPVPQEQWVVDFVQPASDYVRFRQKLDERNVSLENVIIKETEQLIVGTVKVKNLSYHKEVIIRSSCDSWKTHEDTFCTYSVVGNGAASAYLIFDTFSFKLTLPPKSRRIEFCAAFKCDGVEYWDNNDGRNYSLTNRIAPRENSGAFLSSSSASAFNSAAPNGRNGLAAAAASDGFISPYVDPGAVLDTWSDMSVETQSGPYCSSTFDCSLNRCSNNRDATAMQDEPTTTTGPLPQMKPISLNMPPCPPEGPLDLQAAGAGERRASTGEFAVKQGCNHHHYHQHAAGTKPIAPLGRTASNGKLFYIRERHEGEDLLANLLRLRKLMMAGGNEKAGLN